In one window of Gossypium hirsutum isolate 1008001.06 chromosome A01, Gossypium_hirsutum_v2.1, whole genome shotgun sequence DNA:
- the LOC107937210 gene encoding nuclear transcription factor Y subunit A-1 codes for MHQKPDGTNHPEPNANNNKPQMVQVQPCWCSTRQDSFLTGVLGEGRTSLSLAKHSNGGLGTKTSESPSTIRTDDKLCSSKEMPLTIFPHPDGKCGDEQPYLQHAIPIIRPTMGEYVPPEPQLELVGHSIACPSYPYTDPYYGGVVPPYVPQSLVHSHSLGVHPARMALPLEMAEEPVYVNAKQYHGILRRRQSRAKAELEKKLIKVRKPYLHESRHLHAMRRARGCGGRFLNTKKLDSDASKATPNKSSDTSLNLPSQCPQNTSGISVTNQMSWNDNSSVGHREAAESELQGTNMQQAFSNGNGSGYYSHHQGFHFSTSRSLSNDMLEGGDCPRQQHERIMANGVPHRALTIK; via the exons ATGCACCAAAAACCAGATGGTACAAACCATCCGGAACCCAATGCAAATAACAATAAACCGCAAATGGTTCAGGTTCAACCATGTTGGTGCAGCACACGGCAAGATTCCTTCTTGACGGGTGTTTTAGGAGAAGGCAGGACAAGCTTATCTCTGGCCAAACACTCAAATGGCGGTTTAGGGACAAAAACAAGTGAATCTCCAAGCACAATTAGGACTGATGATAAGCTTTGTTCTAGTAAAGAAATGCCCTTAACTATATTTCCACATCCAG ACGGGAAATGTGGAGATGAACAGCCATATTTACAACATGCTATACCCATCATACGTCCGACAATGGGTGAATATGTACCACCAGAACCCCAGCTGGAGCTCGTTGGCCACTCCATT GCATGTCCGTCCTATCCATACACGGATCCATATTATGGGGGAGTGGTGCCTCCTTATGTACCTCAATCTTTG GTACATTCTCATAGTCTTGGAGTGCATCCTGCTAGAATGGCTTTGCCTCTTGAAATGGCTGAGGAACCAGTTTATGTGAATGCTAAGCAATACCATGGTATTTTGAGGCGAAGGCAGTCACGTGCAAAAGCTGAGCTGGAAAAGAAACTGATCAAAGTCAGAAAG cCCTATCTTCACGAGTCTCGACATTTACATGCTATGagaagagcaagaggatgtgGAGGGCGGTTCTTAAACACGAAGAAGCTTGATAGTGATGCTTCTAAAGCCACGCCTAACAAAAGCAGTGACACTAGTTTGAATCTTCCATCACAATGTCCCCAAAACACGAGTGGCATCTCGGTTACCAATCAGATGTCCTGGAATGACAATTCATCTGTTGGTCATCGAGAAGCAGCAGAATCTGAACTTCAGGGAACAAATATGCAGCAAGCATTCTCCAATGGCAATGGCAGTGGCTACTATTCCCATCATCAAGGGTTTCATTTCTCTACCTCTCGTTCACTTTCCAATGATATGTTGGAAGGAGGAGACTGTCCGAGGCAACAGCATGAGAGAATCATGGCAAATGGGGTGCCTCACAGGGCCCTGACAATCAAATGA